AAAAAGGAATCGAGTTGGGCGTGGCCATCGCGGACAATGTCCCGCCTTTCGTGCTTGGCGACGATTCCCGCGTGCGTCAGGTGCTGTTCAATCTGGTGGGCAATGCCATCAAATTCACGGAACACGGCTTTGTCCGCGCCGACATCACGGCACTGCCCCACGGCAAGACGCCCATGGTGCTGTTGTGTGTCGCGGATTCCGGTATCGGGATTTCCGATGAACGGCTGCCGTCGATTTTCGAACCCTTTGTCCAGGGCGAGGGTTCCTATGTCCGGAAGCACCAGGGCGCGGGCTTGGGGCTGGCCATTGTCCGGCGCCTGGTCGGCCTGATGCGCGGAAATTTATCCGTGGACAATGGCTCCGACGGCACGACGGTGTGCATCTCCCTGCCCTTGCCGCCGGCCGTGGGCGAAAAGAACGCGCCCCCCGAGAGGGATGACGACGTTCCCACGGGACTGCGGATCTTGCTGGTCGAGGATGATCGGGTTAGCTTGTTCGCCGCGCGACGCATGCTGGAAAAGATCGGCCACGCCGTGACCACGGCCGAGAACGGACGGCGGGCCCTGGATGCGCTGCGGGACGGGGATTTCGACTTGGTCTTCATGGACGTCCAGATGCCGATCATGGACGGCGTCGAGGCCACGCGCCTGATCCGTGACGATCCAACCCTGGGCCGCAAGCGGGACGTGCCGATCGTTGCCATGACCGCCTATGCCATGGCCGGGGATCGGGAGAAATTTTTGTCGGCCGGCATGACGGACTATGTCGCCAAGCCCCTTGGCGCCCGCGACGTGTGCCAGGTGTTGGCCCGGATCGGAGCGCGGCCCGGCGGACGGACAGAGGCCGAAAACCGCGAAGGGGCGGCCCATTGATTTCGGACGGGATCGCCGCGCTGGCGGGTCCGTTCGTGCTCGGTATTTTTCTGTGTCGGTCAAACTATCAATGACAGTAACGTGGAGCGGTGATGCGAATTTTGATTGTCGAGGATGATTTTGTCGGGCGCAAGGTCATGCAGCGCTTGCTGCGCGAATATGGGGACTGCGATGTCGCCGTGGACGGCCTGGAAGCCGTCAAGGCTTTTGATTTGGCGTGGGAAGCGGGGACGCCCTACGATGTCCTTTTTTTGGACATC
Above is a genomic segment from Deltaproteobacteria bacterium containing:
- a CDS encoding response regulator produces the protein MRILIVEDDFVGRKVMQRLLREYGDCDVAVDGLEAVKAFDLAWEAGTPYDVLFLDIMMPNMTGHDALRIIRAKEKERGIPSAKEVKVIMTSALDDVKNVTQSFF